From the genome of Pelomonas sp. SE-A7, one region includes:
- a CDS encoding ABC transporter substrate-binding protein has protein sequence MMTKRLKSLALMVAVAAAGFATVATEALAQSKEQFFPVLVYRTGAYAPNGTPWANGYVDYLKLVNAKGGMNGVKISYEECETGYATDRSVECYERLKGKGATLFQPLSTGATFALTEKAPGDKIPLITAGYGRSESQDGGIFKWNFPLLGTYWVAADVLLQHVAKKEGGWDKLKGKKVALVYHDSPYGKEPIPLLQERSKLHGFELQLLPVTAPGVEQKATWLQVRQSRPDYVFLWGWGVMNSTALKEAQATGYPRDKMYGVWWAGAEPDVKDVGDGAKGYSAVTIQHGAEPQAKVVQEVLAQVHGKGQGTGPKDEVGQVLYMRGMLSAMLGVEGVKRAQERFGKGKVMNGEQVRWGLENLALDQKKLDALGFAGVMRPVSTSCADHMGSSWARVHSWDGKKWNFVGDWYEADEQIIKPMVKSTAERYAAEKKLTRRTPEDCQS, from the coding sequence ATGATGACTAAACGACTCAAGTCCCTTGCCCTGATGGTCGCGGTCGCCGCGGCCGGGTTCGCCACCGTGGCCACCGAAGCCCTGGCCCAGTCCAAGGAGCAGTTCTTCCCGGTGCTGGTCTACCGCACCGGCGCCTATGCGCCCAACGGCACGCCCTGGGCCAACGGCTATGTGGACTACCTGAAGCTGGTCAATGCCAAGGGCGGCATGAACGGCGTCAAGATCAGCTACGAGGAATGCGAGACCGGCTATGCCACCGACCGCTCGGTCGAGTGCTACGAGCGGCTCAAGGGCAAGGGTGCGACGCTGTTCCAGCCGCTGTCCACCGGCGCCACCTTCGCGCTGACCGAGAAGGCGCCCGGCGACAAGATCCCCCTGATCACCGCCGGCTACGGCCGCAGCGAAAGCCAGGACGGTGGCATCTTCAAGTGGAACTTCCCGCTGCTCGGCACCTACTGGGTGGCGGCCGACGTGCTCTTGCAGCACGTGGCCAAGAAGGAGGGCGGCTGGGACAAGCTCAAGGGCAAGAAGGTCGCCCTCGTGTACCACGACAGCCCCTACGGCAAGGAACCGATTCCGCTCTTGCAGGAGCGCAGCAAGCTGCACGGTTTCGAGCTGCAGTTGCTGCCGGTGACTGCGCCAGGCGTCGAGCAGAAGGCCACCTGGCTGCAGGTGCGCCAGAGCCGGCCGGACTATGTCTTCCTGTGGGGCTGGGGCGTGATGAACTCCACCGCGCTGAAGGAGGCCCAGGCCACCGGCTATCCGCGCGACAAGATGTACGGCGTCTGGTGGGCCGGTGCCGAGCCCGACGTGAAGGACGTGGGCGACGGCGCCAAGGGCTACAGCGCCGTGACCATCCAGCATGGCGCCGAGCCACAGGCCAAGGTGGTGCAGGAGGTGCTGGCCCAGGTCCATGGCAAGGGCCAGGGCACGGGACCCAAGGACGAGGTCGGCCAGGTGCTCTACATGCGCGGCATGCTGTCGGCCATGCTGGGTGTCGAGGGCGTCAAGCGCGCCCAGGAACGCTTCGGCAAGGGCAAGGTCATGAACGGCGAGCAGGTCCGCTGGGGCCTGGAAAACCTGGCGCTGGACCAGAAGAAGCTGGACGCCCTGGGCTTCGCCGGCGTGATGCGCCCGGTCTCCACCTCCTGTGCCGACCACATGGGTTCCAGCTGGGCCCGCGTGCACAGCTGGGACGGCAAGAAGTGGAACTTCGTCGGCGACTGGTACGAGGCGGACGAGCAGATCATCAAGCCGATGGTGAAGAGCACGGCCGAGCGCTACGCCGCAGAGAAGAAGCTCACCCGGCGCACCCCGGAAGACTGCCAGTCCTGA
- a CDS encoding branched-chain amino acid ABC transporter permease, whose protein sequence is MLYRENGQFKVSYRADSAVFPIRQDRVAIALILLLAFVVVPGLASEYLFRAILIPFLILSLAALGLNVLVGYCGQISLGTGAFMAVGAYAAYNFQVRIEGMPLIASLLLGGLSATAVGVLFGIPSLRIKGLYLAVATLAAQFFCDWAFLRIAWFTNNSPSGNVSVSNLQVLGVAIETPVQKYLFCLSLVVVFAVLTKNLVRSAIGREWMAMRDMDVAAAVIGIRPVYAKLSAFAVSSFIVGVAGALWGFVHLGSWEPAAFSIDRSFQLLFMVIIGGLGSVMGAFFGAAFIIILPILLSQLPHWLGIPIATETSSHLEFMVFGALIVFFLIKEPHGLARLWSTAKEKLRLWPFPH, encoded by the coding sequence ATGCTCTATAGAGAAAACGGCCAGTTCAAGGTCTCCTACCGCGCCGACAGCGCGGTGTTCCCCATCCGCCAGGACCGTGTCGCCATCGCCCTGATCCTGCTGCTGGCCTTCGTGGTCGTGCCGGGCCTGGCCTCGGAGTACCTGTTCCGCGCCATCCTGATTCCCTTTTTGATCCTGTCGCTGGCGGCCCTGGGCCTGAACGTGCTGGTGGGCTACTGCGGCCAGATCTCGCTGGGCACCGGCGCCTTCATGGCGGTGGGCGCCTATGCGGCCTACAACTTCCAGGTCCGCATCGAGGGCATGCCGCTGATCGCCTCGCTCTTGCTCGGGGGGCTGAGTGCCACCGCGGTCGGCGTGCTGTTCGGCATTCCCTCGCTGCGCATCAAGGGCCTGTACCTGGCCGTGGCCACGCTGGCCGCACAGTTCTTCTGCGACTGGGCCTTTCTGCGCATCGCCTGGTTCACCAACAACTCGCCCTCGGGCAATGTCAGCGTCTCCAACCTGCAGGTGCTGGGTGTGGCCATAGAGACGCCGGTACAGAAGTATCTGTTCTGCCTGAGTCTGGTCGTGGTGTTCGCGGTGCTGACCAAGAACCTGGTGCGCTCGGCCATTGGCCGCGAATGGATGGCCATGCGAGACATGGACGTGGCGGCCGCCGTCATCGGCATACGCCCGGTCTACGCCAAGCTCAGCGCCTTCGCCGTGTCCAGCTTCATCGTCGGCGTGGCCGGCGCGCTGTGGGGCTTCGTCCACCTGGGCTCCTGGGAGCCGGCGGCCTTCTCCATCGACCGCTCGTTCCAGCTGCTGTTCATGGTCATCATCGGCGGCCTGGGCTCGGTGATGGGCGCCTTCTTCGGCGCGGCCTTCATCATCATCCTGCCCATCCTCCTGAGCCAGCTGCCGCATTGGCTGGGCATTCCCATCGCCACCGAGACCTCGTCCCACCTGGAGTTCATGGTGTTCGGCGCGCTGATCGTGTTCTTCCTGATCAAGGAGCCGCATGGCCTGGCGCGGCTCTGGTCTACGGCCAAGGAAAAGCTGAGACTGTGGCCGTTCCCGCATTGA
- a CDS encoding branched-chain amino acid ABC transporter permease: MGFLIETVFGGLMTGMLYSLIALGFVLIFKASGVFNFAQGAMVLFAALAMARFSEWIPKWLGFDNAFVANVLAFAAACAVMVVVAWCVERLVLGKLVNQEGITLLMATLGITYFLEGLGQSLFGSDIYKIDVGMPKEPIFLFEKAFEGGVLVNQEDLVAAGIAAVLVALLALFFQKTSTGRALRAVADDHQAAQSIGIPLSRIWIIVWSVAGFVALVAGIIWGSKLGVQFSLSLVALKALPVVILGGLTSVPGAIIGGLLIGVGEKVSEVYLGPRLGGGIEIWFAYVLALGFLLVRPQGLFGEKIIDRV, translated from the coding sequence ATGGGATTCCTCATAGAAACAGTCTTCGGCGGCCTGATGACCGGCATGCTGTATTCGCTGATCGCCCTGGGCTTCGTGCTGATCTTCAAGGCCTCGGGCGTCTTCAACTTCGCTCAAGGAGCGATGGTGCTGTTCGCCGCGCTGGCGATGGCGCGCTTCTCGGAATGGATTCCGAAATGGCTGGGCTTCGACAACGCCTTCGTCGCCAATGTGCTGGCCTTTGCCGCGGCCTGTGCGGTGATGGTGGTGGTGGCCTGGTGCGTGGAGCGCCTGGTGCTGGGCAAGCTGGTCAATCAGGAGGGCATCACGCTCTTGATGGCCACGCTGGGCATCACCTATTTCCTCGAAGGCCTGGGCCAGAGCCTGTTCGGCTCCGACATCTACAAGATCGACGTGGGCATGCCCAAGGAGCCGATCTTCCTGTTCGAGAAGGCCTTCGAGGGCGGGGTGCTTGTCAACCAGGAGGACCTGGTCGCCGCCGGCATCGCCGCCGTGCTGGTGGCCCTGCTGGCCCTGTTCTTCCAGAAGACCTCGACCGGCCGCGCCTTGCGGGCCGTGGCCGACGACCACCAGGCGGCCCAGTCGATCGGCATTCCGCTGTCGCGCATCTGGATCATCGTCTGGAGCGTGGCCGGCTTCGTGGCCCTGGTGGCCGGCATCATCTGGGGCTCCAAGCTGGGCGTGCAGTTCTCGCTCTCGCTGGTCGCCCTGAAGGCCTTGCCGGTGGTGATCCTCGGTGGCCTGACCTCGGTGCCCGGCGCCATCATCGGCGGCCTGCTGATCGGCGTCGGCGAGAAGGTCTCCGAGGTCTACCTCGGCCCCAGGCTGGGCGGCGGCATCGAGATCTGGTTTGCGTATGTGCTGGCACTTGGGTTCCTGCTGGTCAGACCGCAGGGCTTGTTCGGCGAAAAGATCATTGATCGGGTCTGA
- a CDS encoding ABC transporter ATP-binding protein — MSSKKIGEVILEVKNISLAFGGVKALTDISFDVREHEIRSIIGPNGAGKSSMLNCINGVYHPTQGSISFKGQTFKHMNSRQVAEMGVARTFQNLALFKGMSVLDNIMTGRNLHMKSNLLLQALRWGPAEREEIAQREKVERIIDFLEIQAYRKTPVGRLPYGLQKRVDLGRALAMEPQVLLLDEPMAGMNVEEKQDMCRFILDVNDEFGTTIVLIEHDMGVVMDISDRVVVLDYGKKIGDGAPDEVRRNEDVIRAYLGTSH, encoded by the coding sequence ATGTCCAGCAAGAAAATCGGCGAGGTCATCCTCGAGGTCAAGAACATCTCGCTGGCCTTCGGCGGCGTGAAGGCGCTGACCGACATCAGCTTCGATGTGCGCGAGCACGAGATCCGTTCCATCATCGGCCCCAATGGCGCCGGCAAGAGCTCGATGCTGAACTGCATCAATGGCGTCTACCACCCGACGCAGGGCTCGATCAGCTTCAAGGGCCAGACCTTCAAGCACATGAACTCGCGCCAGGTGGCGGAGATGGGCGTGGCGCGGACCTTCCAGAACCTGGCCCTGTTCAAGGGCATGAGCGTGCTGGACAACATCATGACCGGCCGCAACCTGCACATGAAGAGCAATCTGCTCTTGCAGGCTTTGCGCTGGGGCCCGGCGGAGCGCGAGGAGATCGCCCAGCGCGAGAAGGTCGAACGCATCATCGACTTCCTCGAAATCCAGGCCTACCGCAAGACTCCCGTTGGCCGTCTGCCCTACGGCCTGCAGAAGCGCGTGGACCTCGGCCGCGCGCTGGCCATGGAGCCGCAGGTGCTGCTGCTGGACGAGCCCATGGCCGGCATGAACGTGGAAGAGAAGCAGGACATGTGCCGCTTCATCCTCGACGTCAACGACGAGTTCGGCACCACCATCGTGCTGATCGAGCACGACATGGGCGTGGTGATGGACATCTCGGACCGCGTGGTCGTGCTGGACTACGGCAAGAAGATAGGCGACGGCGCGCCCGACGAGGTGCGCCGCAACGAAGACGTGATCCGTGCCTACTTGGGCACTTCGCATTGA
- a CDS encoding AMP-binding protein, with protein sequence MTTTFPRLMLDHAKQRPDDAALREKEYGIWQATSWSALARLVEALAQGLHQAGLQRGQHLIVVGENRPRLSAVMLAAQSLGAIPVPLYQDAVAAEFQFPLANAEVGFAVVEDQEQVDKLLEIREQCPLLQHIWYDDPRGLRNYDEPGLSPLDALIAAGQAEAQAHPQLFRQWVDQVQPEDVAAMFFTSGTTGNPKGVVHTHSTLIDRAQAGARFDKLGHDEEVLAYLPPAWIGQNIFSYAQWLACGYVVNCPESASTVSIDLKEIGPTYYFAPPRVFEGLLTSVMIRMEDASSLKRWLFRRCMDLARRVGPALMDGKPVGTLDRLKYLLGTALIYGPLRNTLGFSRVRVAYTAGEAIGPDLFSFYRSIGINLKQLYGSTETAVFVCLQPDNEAKADTVGVPIDGVEIKLADNGEILVRSPGLLKGYYKNEAATAEVLTAEGWYHTGDAGFIDAGGHLKIIDRAKDVGRLNGGPHDGAMFAPKYVENKLKFFSHIKEAVAFGDQKDRVCAFVNIDFDAVGNWAERRNLPYAGYTDLAGKPEVYELIRDCVEKVNADLAQDERLAGSQITRFLVLHKELDADDGELTRTRKVRRGAIADKYAVLIDALYEGKASQFIETAVKFEDGRTGSVSADLKIVDVKTFPAVRRAA encoded by the coding sequence GTGACGACGACATTCCCGCGTCTGATGCTCGATCACGCGAAGCAGCGCCCCGACGACGCTGCGCTGCGTGAGAAGGAATACGGTATCTGGCAAGCGACCAGCTGGTCGGCCCTGGCCCGCCTGGTCGAGGCCCTGGCCCAGGGCCTGCATCAGGCCGGTCTGCAGCGCGGCCAGCACCTGATCGTGGTCGGCGAGAACCGGCCGCGGCTTTCTGCCGTGATGCTGGCCGCCCAGTCTCTGGGCGCCATCCCTGTGCCGCTGTACCAGGACGCGGTGGCGGCCGAGTTCCAGTTTCCGCTCGCCAATGCCGAGGTCGGCTTTGCCGTGGTCGAGGACCAGGAGCAGGTCGACAAGCTGCTGGAGATCCGCGAGCAGTGCCCGCTGCTGCAGCACATCTGGTACGACGATCCGCGCGGCCTGCGCAACTACGACGAGCCGGGCCTGAGCCCGCTGGATGCGCTGATCGCCGCCGGCCAGGCCGAGGCGCAGGCCCATCCGCAACTGTTCCGGCAATGGGTGGACCAGGTCCAGCCCGAGGACGTGGCCGCGATGTTCTTCACCTCGGGCACGACCGGCAACCCCAAGGGTGTGGTCCACACCCATTCCACGCTGATCGACCGGGCCCAGGCCGGCGCCCGCTTCGACAAGCTGGGCCACGACGAAGAAGTGCTGGCCTATCTGCCGCCGGCCTGGATTGGTCAGAACATCTTCAGCTACGCCCAGTGGCTGGCCTGCGGCTACGTGGTCAACTGCCCCGAGTCCGCCAGCACCGTGTCCATCGACCTGAAGGAAATCGGCCCGACCTACTACTTCGCGCCGCCGCGGGTCTTCGAGGGCTTGCTGACCAGCGTGATGATCCGCATGGAAGACGCCTCCAGCCTCAAGCGCTGGCTGTTCCGCCGCTGCATGGACCTGGCCCGCCGCGTCGGCCCGGCGCTGATGGACGGCAAGCCGGTCGGCACGCTGGATCGTCTGAAGTACCTGCTGGGCACCGCCCTGATCTATGGCCCGCTGCGCAACACGCTCGGGTTCTCGCGAGTGCGAGTGGCCTACACGGCCGGCGAGGCGATCGGTCCCGACCTGTTCAGCTTCTACCGCTCCATCGGCATCAACCTGAAGCAGCTCTACGGCTCGACCGAGACCGCGGTCTTCGTCTGCCTGCAGCCCGACAACGAGGCCAAGGCCGACACGGTGGGCGTGCCCATAGACGGCGTGGAGATCAAGCTCGCGGACAACGGCGAGATCCTGGTGCGCTCGCCCGGCCTGCTCAAGGGCTATTACAAGAACGAAGCGGCCACGGCCGAGGTGCTGACCGCCGAGGGCTGGTACCACACGGGCGATGCCGGCTTCATCGATGCCGGCGGCCATCTGAAGATCATCGACCGCGCCAAGGATGTGGGCCGCCTCAATGGCGGGCCGCATGACGGCGCCATGTTTGCGCCCAAGTATGTGGAGAACAAGCTCAAGTTCTTCTCCCACATCAAGGAGGCCGTGGCCTTCGGCGACCAGAAGGACCGGGTCTGCGCCTTTGTCAACATCGACTTCGACGCCGTGGGCAACTGGGCCGAGCGCCGCAACCTGCCGTACGCCGGCTACACCGACCTGGCCGGCAAGCCCGAGGTCTACGAGCTGATCCGCGACTGCGTGGAAAAGGTCAACGCCGACCTGGCCCAGGACGAGCGCCTGGCCGGCAGCCAGATCACCCGCTTCCTGGTGCTGCACAAGGAGCTCGATGCCGACGACGGCGAGCTGACCCGCACCCGCAAGGTCCGCCGCGGCGCCATTGCCGACAAGTACGCGGTGCTGATCGACGCGTTGTACGAGGGCAAGGCCTCGCAGTTCATCGAGACGGCGGTGAAGTTCGAGGACGGCCGCACGGGCTCGGTCTCGGCCGATCTGAAGATCGTCGACGTGAAGACCTTCCCGGCCGTGCGGAGGGCCGCCTGA
- a CDS encoding Crp/Fnr family transcriptional regulator, translating to MSLESTIQHPPLRQRARMATPAELAAIPWLAVLEPAQRDQVAKQLQVAEAEVGERVCRIGKPANFWFGVIDGLLKMSNDDSSGQAITFTGVPPGGWFGEGTLLKREVYRYNIQALRRSVVAGLPLEDFHHLLETSITFNRFVINQLNERLGQFIAARETDRSNDPDLRVARNLAALFHPLLYPGVGTLLRITQQELGYLVGLSRQRVNQALRRLQEDGLIRIEYGGLRVLDLQALRRFG from the coding sequence ATGAGCCTGGAATCCACCATCCAACACCCTCCGCTGCGCCAGCGCGCCCGCATGGCCACGCCGGCCGAACTGGCCGCCATTCCCTGGTTGGCCGTGCTCGAACCCGCGCAGCGTGACCAGGTGGCCAAGCAGCTGCAGGTGGCCGAAGCAGAGGTCGGCGAGCGGGTCTGCCGCATAGGCAAGCCGGCCAACTTCTGGTTCGGCGTGATCGACGGCCTGCTCAAGATGAGCAACGACGATTCCAGCGGCCAGGCCATCACCTTCACCGGCGTGCCGCCGGGCGGCTGGTTCGGCGAGGGCACGCTGCTCAAGCGCGAGGTCTATCGCTACAACATCCAGGCCCTGCGTCGCAGCGTGGTGGCCGGCCTGCCGCTGGAGGACTTCCACCATCTGCTGGAAACCAGCATCACCTTCAACCGCTTCGTCATCAACCAGCTGAACGAGCGTCTGGGCCAGTTCATCGCGGCACGCGAGACCGACCGCAGCAACGACCCCGACCTGCGGGTCGCCCGCAACCTGGCCGCCCTCTTCCACCCCTTGCTCTATCCCGGCGTCGGCACGCTCCTGCGGATCACGCAGCAGGAGCTGGGCTATCTGGTGGGCCTGTCGCGCCAGCGGGTCAACCAGGCGCTGCGCCGGCTGCAGGAAGACGGCCTGATACGCATCGAGTACGGCGGCCTGCGCGTGCTGGACCTGCAGGCGCTGCGGCGCTTTGGCTGA
- a CDS encoding GNAT family N-acetyltransferase: MPQDPAPWPAHETARLLLRAPQAADLAALHEIQSDPVSNRFHPGGLLETQDQAAELLQAWQAHWQVQGFGYWAIALLERPGELLGFGGLMNKPVAGRQALSLYFRFRPQAWGQGYAAEMAQAALRLAFGPLQAPAVLAVVQAANTPSRKTLERVGLRLKGSLADVPGQPADLLYEITAGHHATLPQLPPQATPFGA; encoded by the coding sequence TTGCCCCAAGACCCCGCCCCCTGGCCTGCCCATGAAACCGCCCGGCTGCTGCTGCGCGCGCCGCAGGCTGCCGACCTGGCGGCGCTGCATGAGATCCAATCCGATCCGGTCAGCAATCGCTTCCATCCCGGCGGCCTGCTGGAAACCCAGGACCAGGCGGCCGAGCTCTTGCAGGCCTGGCAGGCCCATTGGCAGGTCCAGGGCTTTGGCTACTGGGCCATCGCCCTGCTGGAGCGGCCTGGGGAGCTGCTGGGTTTTGGCGGCCTGATGAACAAGCCGGTGGCGGGCCGCCAGGCGCTGAGCCTGTATTTCCGCTTCCGGCCCCAGGCCTGGGGCCAGGGTTATGCGGCCGAGATGGCCCAGGCCGCGCTGCGCCTGGCCTTCGGGCCCTTGCAGGCGCCGGCGGTGCTGGCCGTGGTCCAGGCCGCCAACACGCCTTCACGCAAGACGCTGGAGCGGGTGGGCCTGAGGCTCAAGGGCTCGCTGGCCGATGTGCCGGGCCAGCCGGCCGACCTGCTCTACGAGATCACTGCCGGCCACCACGCCACGCTGCCCCAGCTGCCGCCGCAGGCCACGCCGTTCGGGGCCTGA
- a CDS encoding recombinase RecA → MLSPTIRPAAGAQSPAGLLLPEASGTEALLQADPRVWRAASLGQCQSPGLPSGYAELDAELPGGGWPTRALTEVLQAQAGLAEWRLLGPMLRPLLIQPPVVATGRSGRSRRRVAAPAASARTLLLINPPLMPHLPGLREHGIAARQLVWIAPQRQEQALWATEQAIKSNAAAAVLAWLPAARPEQVRRLQTAALSCSAPVFLFRPLAAASQSSAAPLRLQLAPGEDWALELQILKRRGPMHEQLLRLTALPNALQALLPSRLLLASSSSTPPPETGDGLAPSATSAARRPLLTTPPTALARPLAPALQ, encoded by the coding sequence ATGCTGAGCCCAACCATCAGGCCGGCCGCGGGCGCCCAGTCCCCGGCCGGTCTTCTCCTCCCCGAAGCCTCCGGCACCGAGGCCCTGCTGCAGGCCGACCCGCGGGTCTGGCGTGCCGCCAGCCTGGGCCAGTGCCAGAGCCCGGGCCTGCCCAGCGGCTATGCCGAACTCGATGCCGAACTGCCCGGCGGCGGCTGGCCCACGCGGGCGCTGACCGAGGTGCTGCAGGCCCAGGCCGGCCTGGCCGAATGGCGGCTGCTGGGCCCAATGCTCAGGCCGCTGCTGATCCAGCCGCCGGTGGTGGCCACAGGCAGGTCGGGCCGGTCGCGCCGCCGGGTCGCCGCACCGGCGGCCTCGGCGCGCACGCTGCTGCTGATCAACCCGCCGCTGATGCCGCATCTGCCCGGTCTGCGGGAGCACGGCATCGCCGCGCGCCAGTTGGTCTGGATAGCTCCGCAGCGCCAGGAGCAGGCGCTCTGGGCCACCGAGCAGGCGATCAAGTCCAATGCCGCGGCCGCCGTGCTGGCCTGGCTGCCGGCGGCTCGGCCCGAGCAGGTCCGCCGGCTGCAGACCGCGGCCCTGAGCTGCAGTGCGCCGGTCTTCCTGTTCCGGCCGCTGGCCGCGGCCTCGCAGTCCTCGGCCGCGCCGCTGCGGCTGCAACTGGCTCCGGGCGAAGACTGGGCCCTGGAGCTGCAGATCCTCAAGCGCCGCGGCCCCATGCACGAACAGCTGCTGCGGCTGACAGCCTTGCCCAACGCCCTGCAGGCTCTGCTGCCAAGCCGGCTGCTGCTCGCCTCTTCTTCCTCCACCCCTCCACCGGAGACCGGCGATGGGCTTGCCCCCTCTGCCACGTCCGCTGCCCGACGCCCCCTGCTCACTACGCCCCCGACCGCATTGGCTCGCCCTCTTGCCCCTGCCCTGCAGTGA
- a CDS encoding DNA polymerase Y family protein yields the protein MPLPCSEAADAAARLRQLAWWALQFTPRVALCEDAVLLELGASLRLFGGRRALHRRLLAELGESSLAGLAWAPTSLGALALARGGVVNGFARPLAELLDALPLPCLSATQEAGAMLERLGCRCLADLRGLPRAPTARRFGEALLEALDQAYGLAPEAHDWVLAPESFELRRELPFRIEHAPALLHYAEALLHQLCAWLAARRAGIRTLTLAWQHDAMRPREAGLGGELRLATAEPTRQFAHLQRLLGEHLGQTRLEAPAGELRLSADCIELLPDDSFSLLPDDPDQAREPLLQLLERMAVRLGPENVRRAAPREDHRLECLQDWLPWGQVLPTRPPTGGLLPLEPQPSWLLDPPLRLLARHDQPLYCGELQLLLGPQRIEGGWWGGRPEPAQVQRDYFLARNPAQALLWIFHERLAGEQPHWYLHGVFA from the coding sequence TTGCCCCTGCCCTGCAGTGAGGCCGCCGATGCGGCGGCGCGCTTGCGTCAGCTGGCCTGGTGGGCGCTGCAGTTCACGCCGCGGGTGGCGCTGTGCGAGGACGCGGTGCTGCTGGAGCTGGGCGCCAGCCTGCGCCTGTTCGGCGGCCGCCGCGCCTTGCACCGGCGGCTGCTGGCCGAACTGGGAGAAAGCAGCCTGGCCGGACTGGCCTGGGCCCCGACCTCGCTGGGCGCCCTGGCCCTGGCGCGCGGCGGCGTGGTCAACGGCTTCGCCCGGCCGCTGGCCGAGCTGCTCGACGCCCTGCCCCTGCCCTGCCTGAGCGCCACACAGGAAGCCGGCGCCATGCTGGAGCGCCTGGGCTGTCGATGCCTGGCCGACCTGCGCGGCCTGCCGCGCGCGCCCACCGCGCGGCGCTTCGGCGAAGCCTTGCTGGAAGCGCTTGACCAGGCCTATGGCCTCGCCCCCGAGGCCCATGACTGGGTGCTGGCGCCCGAGAGCTTCGAGCTGCGGCGGGAGCTGCCCTTCCGCATCGAGCATGCGCCGGCCCTGCTGCACTACGCCGAGGCGCTGCTGCACCAGCTCTGCGCCTGGCTGGCCGCACGCCGCGCCGGCATCCGCACACTCACCCTGGCCTGGCAGCACGACGCGATGCGGCCGCGCGAGGCCGGCCTGGGCGGTGAGCTGCGCCTGGCCACGGCCGAGCCCACGCGCCAGTTCGCCCATCTGCAGCGCCTGCTGGGCGAGCACCTGGGCCAGACCCGGCTCGAAGCACCGGCCGGCGAGTTGCGCCTGAGCGCCGACTGCATCGAGCTGCTGCCCGACGACAGCTTCTCGCTGCTGCCCGACGACCCCGACCAGGCCCGGGAGCCGCTGCTGCAATTGCTGGAGCGCATGGCGGTCCGCCTGGGGCCCGAGAACGTGCGCCGCGCCGCGCCGCGCGAGGACCACCGGCTGGAATGCCTGCAGGATTGGCTGCCCTGGGGCCAGGTCTTGCCCACGCGCCCGCCGACCGGCGGATTGCTGCCGCTGGAGCCCCAGCCCAGCTGGCTGCTGGACCCGCCGCTGCGCCTGCTGGCCCGCCACGACCAGCCGCTGTACTGCGGCGAGCTGCAGCTGCTGCTGGGCCCGCAGCGCATAGAAGGCGGCTGGTGGGGCGGCCGGCCCGAGCCGGCCCAGGTGCAGCGCGACTACTTCCTGGCCCGCAACCCGGCGCAGGCCCTGCTGTGGATCTTCCACGAGCGCCTGGCCGGCGAGCAGCCGCATTGGTATCTGCACGGGGTGTTCGCCTGA